In Aedes albopictus strain Foshan chromosome 3, AalbF5, whole genome shotgun sequence, the genomic window ATTGAGCTTGCGCGGATCTCAACAAATTTTTACTGGAAAGGAAGTCGGAACACGCTTGTCGGAGCTAAAATTGAGTGGATATTGCGTTGATACGGATTCGTTTAATAGGTTTCTCACTCGTTCATCCTTGAAGAGGATTTCTCTGCTGGAGTGCACCTGTTGTTCTGCAGAAGTACCCCTGAAGTCAGATTCTATCAGAGATTTAATCCTCGACCCGATGTTTCAAAAACGGCTGCCCCTGTTTCTGAGTTTGGAAAAACTATATCTAAAAGGCAGGGATGATACGGACTTTCATCATACATTGTTGCAGATATGCGAATACTATCCAAAGCTGGAACGTCTAACCCTTTACGTGGGACCCGGACAAATTGGAATGGTAGGTATCTTTAACAATAACGGTAACTgccaaaaaaaactatttttttaatctatgaatgagtgtaatcagttttgtaccttttaattccgccctatgttgcttatcctttgacagatacgcgtatttcgactaccacttgtaatcttcctcagtgtcagttatcccgagtggataactgacactgaggaagattacaagtggtagtcgaaatacgcgtatctgtcaaaggataagcaacatagggcggaattaaaaggtacaaaactgattacactcattcatagagggtattctgcttagagggttcgaaaagtcggtacaagatatttttttaaaataatttttattcGTATCTCAATCATTTATTACAATCATCAATTTTTGTGTATAGTTACAAACTATTATCATAGTTTGGTAATAGTAATTTATGACACAAGGTGCAGAATTGGGTTTCTatatttagaaaaatgtattgattttatgattttatacgaaaattttctgaaccaccatgattttgagaacattattttggtacctaaaatcaatttcaaagagatttttcgatatCACctattgacagctgggcaactacttgacagctccgtccagtacaaaatgcgacgaggggtgattcgacaaatcgctcccatacaaacttcaaactgatttttaaataggatcccgggcaccaaaattcatgaaaatttggatttcggctcagttttgcatgcagattcagaatatagaattatctcaacagcgctaaagaagccaactaaaatttttacagcacgagtcgtacatttatccaacgaggcttgccggctTGGATAATTGCGACGAGTCAACGACGAGTACTGTAAAAATTGTGTTCTGCACCAAGGCGCGTAAAAcgtttttttacaatttcataaattaccacttatggatagttttcaacaaaactttctcataaaactgcacactgatgttcatagtcataTTTGAGAAAgtttgatcatagcaggttatactgtgcagttcacacaatttttcaaacctgcgtccagaaagcatcaagaaattgatcaaaactaaaaacagtgctgtaatggttcattacgcaacgcaaatcagtgctgtaatgaaccattacagcactgctaagttggtgtgggaaagtaggccttttcctggaagatttgcgtgaggtaaaacagcctattacgataagGAATTGCAAAGAAAATATTTATGTTGTTATCATTAAGTTATAATAACATAAACTGGAACTTCTTTTTATACCATTAGTTGGGGGTGCATAAgatgagatggtcgttatctcttttggttcaaaaggtacaggcatttttcttaaacaaaaaaatcatagtttattaaaaaggtgttatgacgggtcgggacaaacataaaaaatattttttgcccgcatttaaaagaagaaatgttgttataaaacatatcaaaaaattagaggggtgttatttttgtaactcaagtgaaaaatacttgaaaagtgcctattttttctagaaaatcatcaatatcttttgaacggaatgacgtagcaacattctcaatgcacgaaaatgtgcgttttttaaagctctaaaaatggttcttagacaactttaatgagaaatttgaaacaaaaaagataaagcgtttaaactgttttgaccaaatttggagcattttcccatagttttcatagggtgacgctagaacaaatcgttttattggtTAACATATCGTTTTATTCGTTTGATTTATTATctgttttgtttcaaatttctcgtcaaagtcgcctaagacccacttttagagcttccaaaaacgcgcattttcgtgtgctgagaatgttgctacgtcattccgttcaaaagatatagatgattttctagaaaaaataggcacttttcaagtatttttcacttaagttacaaaaataacacccctctaaatttttgatatgtttcataacaagatttcttcttttgaatgcgggcaaaagatattttttatgtttgccccaacccttCATAACACCTTttgaaaaaactatgattttttaagaaaaatgcttgtaacttttgaaccgaaagagataacgaccatctcagtgcACGAAACAACGCGTTCTCACATGCTCTACtctgggcgactttgatgaaaaatcgaaactgaaaaagttaacgccagaaaactgggttttcttgaaccaccctaagcttattcagaaaaaaatacctctagatcggtcaattttgaagcaacataaaaagtgtcttcagcaaacttttgagCAAGTTGATAGATTTATTACACTCccaaagaatgtatacagttattcttaaataaaaaagtatggttaccaatttctttgaaaatatggaccaccctaattttcatgcacattttaaagagggccttattactagggacaactttgtggaagaccatatttgcctaaaaactcatttgaaggcgttgtaTGCatgtttcctcgtaaatctggttcgtggaccactgtgcaatggcaccggcataggccaaaaatcgaaaaattgatattCTAATTCATgtgtttgtataatttttatgaATTGATTATGTTCCTAAGAATGCAGAAAagccatttttatgtaagttactGTTGCATATTTAGcttgagagcgtgggtactgctatgcaatttgacattctcaaaatttgtagaaaaattacatgacttttgaaTTGCACACCGCGTCTTCGTACCTATAACAACACCAACTGGATTTTCAAatggttttcaacgcagagatCCAGTATAGATGTTTATCTTTTAAATTCTAAGCACCAAGAAGTGGCACTGAATGTTTTTGGACCAACGGggatgtgagtaataggcacataattttacccatAGGATATATCTATagttatgttgctggcttttgagtcttctgggagaatcaaaCAAACTATATGttgggtatcgcgccacttgggcggtgattctatattcgtctgtttgccactataactcagtcaattttgaaccaattgacttgaaatgttgtactcgggtagatactatccctatctcaccacattccaaaagttgtgccaattggttcaatttttgctgagttatagtggaaaacagacgaatatagaaccaccgcccaagtagcgcgattcccttcTTCCAATAAGGATTGAAACGAtggatcaagaaaacatatagttgttttgattctcccagaagactgaaaatCCAGCTAAACTAAAGCCTGAAGagcctcaaaaatatttttttgaaaattttccgcgagttcggacatatgtaatttttccggcttttccttatgaattttctcgacggtggaaaattttgtggaaatctttttctactttatatgatttttgaattcctgagaaaatttgcttttttttctttaaaaactttgtttctatgatgcttcgttcttgagttatgatttttcaaagaaaaggcttcccaagtaaccacgaagctgtatataagtgcatcaatttggtcatatatttatatttaaaattgtgtaaataatgctgcactactttaaacacctcattgaagcaatattaaagtcgaaaagggccccactaaaattaaattagtaccacatattgcagcacgttgacagccattgctaaagtgacataaatgcatgtgctgtacatttgcattagcacagtttaatacgtgcaacacgaaaaaccaaaacaaaaatctatttttagcaccgtttcgttatcgacggtactaatgaccccccccccctccacatgaatgttttaaccatttttttttttgttgccgagtcgggagtcgaaccagaagtgttgaagaccgctagatgagttccatacgcgctggtgccGTAGACCGTTTCTGCTACAGTGGTAACaagagatatttcattaactaaaagaaaACTGTTCTTGTGCCTCaaccattgcagtagagggcaaaacgactatggcatatgtaatagaatccctgtagTCACATTCTGATAAaccactgataaatacataatgcattccaGAAgataatataagaaaattaaaacacccttcgtacACTGCTCATAACATTATGCTAATtgcggtttccatcattattggcatatgatcatcagaaaagagaaaaggtcatctttaAAATGGTGTTGCTGAAGAAAGTCgccgatcggtggttcaaacgaggattaagttggtcgggagtcgaaccaaaagtgttgaagaccgctattgTTGACCGTGAAGTTGTtagctcttcttgatttcatttgtttaccattagagtcaagcttttataattgtattgttagagcaacctttgctagtttgtacattgcatttattcagtttctgcagtgttgaattattgaattatcgtatatcaccttttaatgcaccctaatgtaaagaaaaaatgtaatgcatcaaaacattgataatgccaatctaaaggattattgcatgataagtgtagaattactgcatttcgcattgcaacgGTTGATATGCAGTctgattcgtgcaatgatataatgcttgtggttacttgggttttatggcacatttggacatttttcaacaaaattgtccataactcaaaaacaaaaaaaaaagtgcattccaaaaatttcagcgattaaagcttataaaataaccttctcgaaaatattttttcaaaaattttgtacgagttcgggcatagtttttccggctcttCTTTACAAAttatctcaactgtggaaaattttgtggaaaactttttccagttcatattttttaggattcctgagaaaatttgctttcattttctaaaaaaaaactttgtttctacgatgcttcgttcttgagttaagatttttcaaagtaagtagtgtcatgggaaaaccaaaaatttccacctgagttttccggaaaaataggcgatcctgaatttttctcaattttttttttgttcatatatccatgagccctgcctgtggaaaaagtttcatgaaaatctgagacccttcggcccaatttgtacgataataaaaaaatgccctgtacaaacactttgtacagcgcctaaatgtatgctaTTTCTAAtcgtactacatcgaactggtggccgttgcgctgcttttacatggtagaatgatgagctcgaggatgttgatgtgtggatgTCCAACAACCCACTGGCAAGTATCGTTGTCAACATCTGTTTTGTTAAAATGGCCCCAAAATGTGctgatcaaacgaaattgggcccctAATGTCACTACTGTCCCTCCATAGTATAGGTATAGGCGTGTCAATGGggtgatgtccaagtatccgggttcatttgagccatgggctcagaagagggtcagtgtcagctgctcacaGGAGGAAAAGggtaactgacgaaagtgccggggctgggatcgaacccatgaccatctgcttatgaagcaaacgtgtagccactacgccacgggccccggcaatatatattttcattatctacataaataaaaatggaatggtgtctgTATGTCACGATTTGCCGGGAGAACGAGTATTGGATTGCATTTACAAAATTCTTTCACAGTTGCATTcgtgcggggctccgacgacttgaaaaaataattttgaaaatatatcGGGGAAGCAACAAAAacgggaaaatattaaatttcgttTTGCAGGCTATTTCTCTTCAgatctgcatgtcaaaaaacatagtAAGCAGGCACGACGGGGCAGCTAGTCATAAATAAATTTGTCTAAAGTTTATATTGCGCATTtcgttcaccactggactatcgcactagttttcaagagttcgaaaacgtaaataaaagtacgcgcacagacaaacagacttaacacctagaacaattttcgtgaaaatccatcgcccagtctacactatcatcacctggtggaaatgtttcacgaaatactgcgttgtgcaatatcgtcaacagaaggcgctagcgtgaaacgtcaaacgcataggaaaacgatgcgcgcgcccctggttgtgaaagccacaactatgaagtttcgaaacgatcgttaaaagcgtggtcgatggaaattttgcaagtgttacgtctgtttgtctgtggtacgcgattgcatcaaacttagtgtcttcagagcactttttCAGCATAGCTTGAAgtaatagtgcgccgaagacatcaacggACTAtttaaatattctgtagttcacaaacctctcgctcatggcgctcgcatcgtttttgcttctgtttgacatttgctcactactggcatctactcagtgggtttgcgaagcACAGcgaaattagcattgggcgattatacttttgtgacgatgatttgaaTCGCGCTTTGCTCCAAGtgatacatctgtttgtctgtggttataatatgctatttctagtcaataaccttcacgtacccgacccccgacaactcattttcaaaatgcatttcgtcaattttcatccgatttttttttgaagtcgccttcaatcgatcataaattggtgtaaGTTTAggacactcaagtggtcatgcaatatccggaaccactACGGAGATATTCCGGAGTATACAGGGGTGCGGGGGTgtatgttttgccaaatggctaaaagtgattatttcgtgtgttattgtatttgagaggcccccgcggaacctgttccaggtattccggagcggccatatcagttgatacatacgtCACTTTTTTGCCCCATTCTCTCAATATCAGGAAGATTGATACCTCGTACggtatgttttggttgcaaatcagaaatgtccccgattacacccccgtggaacctgtgctagatgttccggggtggcaaTATTAGTTGTACAGACTTCAAGCTATCGTTTCtcactcagtcattcgaaatcatgaagattgatatgtcgcatggcatgtttaggttgaaaaccagtaGTTTCGCCAATGAGGCTCCGCgcaacctgtcacggggatccggatgggtcaacatattcaaatctggttatcgcaagtTGTGTTtaactgttcgcaacaaaattttctctgaaaatcgattgttcaaacacaataacaaacaaaataatcacttttagccattttagtAATAGCCTTTCCCCAGCACAATCTGGGATATACCCGGAATGGTTCCGGGTATTGCATGGCTACTTAAGTATAATAaacaagcaccaatttatgaccAATTAGTGACGacttaaaaaaatcggatgaaaattgacgaaatgccagcattttgaaaatgaggggGTGTATAAATGCGGAAATAAAGCCTTGAATGCgtagaaaaactttgtcgaagacagcaaggcgatccgacacttgtgacaaAAATTATTGCGTTCTGATCGCCTGATGGTGCTTAACATGTAGGTAAAGGATTTGCAttagattttattattattattttataattttttgcCTGAGTTGCCAAGCGTATAAGTTTTTTTACAAGCATCGTATCACTtggcggtcttcggcaaagtttttcggcatatcctaggctatactccaACAGATGGTTTTGATCATCTCCTTGGTTTTCAATTTCGTATTGTGGAATAAGCATTTGGCTGATTAGTGATACGCCTTGGAATTTTCTGATTTTCGAATGTTAGGATTTTCTGCATTTTAGAAAAAGTGTATGTGATATTGAGGAAAAGTGTTATATAATTGAGTGATGAAGAATGAGGCCCATATTCGAATTCGGAGACGACTGGAGAATGAAGATAGCAGCGGGGAAGAATAAGCAAGGATGGAGACAATGCAGATTTTGGCGAAGTTGTTGACCAGGCAACCTTCCGATTACAACGACCGATTAGCGAAACTGGGTGAGAGAGTTCTTTTTACTTTTTTCGTACCTTATAACCCCTATATTGGTTACGATTCCAACTGTGACCAGGGGCAAAGGAAGAAATATATGTGCGCGTTTATATGGCGTCTTGCCTTTCTTTGTTTCGACAGCCGATTAGTCTTTGTTGATCACTTTCATGTCCCGGCAAAGAAAGAAAACCGCATCgcaaaattagcaaaaaaaaaacgaatgaccattggtgtacacatttttttttgtacgtaCAAGTTGTAGGTCAGTGCCGTGGCTATGTGACGCTGCTGTTTGGTGCTCGTCACCATGGAGATGACGATAGCGCTGCAATTGTGGTTCGCTGCAGTATTCGACAAATCCAACATAGGTTTGCATTGAAAGCACAGGAAGAAATTGTTTTTAGTAAAATCAGAAGTGACTTTTTGAAATTGTcatttcaaatttttttgaaaaaaaacggcATATTCGTAGCAATTTCCTATTTTTGTTGTGCTTTTTATATGGGCTTGTTTTTCTGTACATTCGGGAAAGGGATCATTTTCCTTTtctctcgtttcagagagcgagtaatggcgcttaagcctaggctttaaagccaggacacatggagaaatgcctgtgccccatcccaggagaacggacgccaactataacggagtgtgcattaaccttcttagcagcaccactcccaacgatttaatGTTCATACACCATTCCCCtaaaatgaaacggttggtacggttgtccccgtttcttccttcattcaattcaaaaaggtttgtcaatcatgttattcacaagtggataacctgattgccttaagtttttgaattttcctccaacccattagtctgcacagtgggcctggccgttttaatatttgtgtcacatctctgatatgctgcaaatattaatgctgacaagaaaatatcagaagaaattttgatgtttccaggatgcttttcaatactggctgtgcaagcactagaatagaatagaatagaatagaatatcctaggctatactccaACATCATCAGTtacatcgttttagacaaaaaaatacacttatgagaaaaatgcaataaaaagtcCCAAACTTTGTACAGTTGTTTTggatgaaaaaataaaaagaaatcaaAATAGCTGTGTTCCGAAAAATCAACCTTGTTGGTCCAAATTCAACgttatttcaaataatattttttggtCTAAAACCAACATTTCAAAATGACTTGTAGATATCTCAATTAATTTTCATATATTAAGAATAAAAATATCTGATCCAAAAAGGTTTTGAACAACCTTtacaataccaaaaaaaaaacatttgatttGAGCTCGAAAATTCCACAATGTACTTTTGCCCAACCTTAATCTATACTCCGTTTTATTGTACCAGATTAGATTACCTGACAAACTGGATCGTCGTTTGAAGTACTCATAGCTTTAGATATTTCTAGACAATAAATTGGTGAAAGTGGTTACAGTATATCAATAAAACAGGGCATTGAAAAGATTCGCATAAACGCATAATATAATCCAAAATGCAATCTAAGGCTGACATTTTTCATAACCAATCCAGTTATTTTCTTTTTCTACTTGTGCCCAGTGTTGAAACAACTTATCTCTTAAATCATATAGCTGAGAATACCCGCACGCGAAACTTCTCATGCCGTACTCATCAGATACAAAATCGTAGCTTTAAATCTTAAATCTTGTTAATTCATAGCAATATGTTTAAAGTCCGTCATAGTCTTTGAAATCCCATTCACCTTACACTTTATTCCACTTTACTCTGAACCTTTCAGATGAGACCTACACCGGATTCAACGAATGTGACCGCTACAAACTCATTTTCGCTCCTGAACAAATTAGACAAACTGAAAGATCTTCACCTAAATCGAATAGATTTGACGGGAATCGATTGGACCATTTGTGAAGGTAGCAATGTGAACTACATACACCTGAAAGGATGCAGTATAGACGGAACGGGAGCCGAAAAAATAGTGCGAACCTTCAAACATCTGCGAACATTCTATTTCGACTATTGCTATCTCCGACAACCACGTGCTGATTTGTTCGACATCGATAAATCCAGTACCGATGGACTGCATTGGTTGGCTCGATACTGCAAGATTTCCTATCACGATATTCATATTGAAGAGCTGCTCGAGCTGAGAATTCCTAATATACTCTTTTTATAAATCACTAAATAAATATTTATTCCTAAGATTAACTTTGTTTGACCACATGTTCATTcctagctgaaaatttgatgaaaacaaCTGATTTCTGAAGCacaagttttcactgttttggaggCCCTACCCCTCAATTCTGGACCCTCTTAAGTTTATATTTTGCACAATCTGTGTTTAAATCCgcccgtttgaaactattttcgaaagAACTGTCACTTGAATATGCTAGATCACATTCTTATGACTTGATAGGCTAATTCGGACTACCCCAAATTGTAGaagcgcttggtgagataaggagaaaatcgtttgtttacataaaaggtcaattttttgtcgtcaaactTTACTcagtttttgctctagaagttgctattttccatttgcaatggcttccattatcatcattcttgatgcccacgccgacagataccggattgacaagctaacaaaaaatccggaagatcgcccgccggaggaatagcaagagctcctcaatttAATCACATAGGGTATCGTgccacttgggtggtggcttctatattcgtctgtttcccactataactcagtcaattttgaaccaaatgacttgaaatgttgtacactggTAGGTACTAtgcctatctcaccgcatttcaaaaattgtgtcaattggttcaaatttgactgagttatagcggaaaacagacgaaaatagaagccaccgcccaagtggcgcgattccctacattgttcgtaagtacctaccggatctaaacgcatctgaaagagaatcaaattttctttccaaaaagtactcgtttgtttctctacgatgcggaatacgatataaaaaagtgaaaaaagtgcactttgcctatgctacgccatgtgaaattttagaggagccacgtttttcataaggttctcattcctgccaccagatgcggagggatcgttagcttccgttggatttacctatagcgAATATAATGCACTAAAATGATAAACATTTTCGTTTACATCTGCAAATTTCCTCAACACCACATTCTATTTTCGTAAACATGTTGCGACACTCGCGCGgttgacgagattggcaaaaatttATTTCAAGGTAAATGATATTCcctctcgtgtttatccccgctctcctaattacaccctctaacgcaatgttgaacagcaagcacgaaagaccatcactttgccgtaaccctctgcgagattcgaagggactcgagactgtccctgatactcgaactacgcacatcactcgatccatcgtcgccttgattaatcgtatcagtttatccgggaatccgtattcgtgcataatctaccatagctgttaTGCTACTACAGAGGATTTCATTGTCTTGTGGTGGAGAGAGAATGTGTTGTTTACAAAAATACCATTGTATAGGCTCTATCAagaattattcttgaaatttaACGATAATAATTGGCATTTAATCATCTATCCCGGGATACCCGAATTGAAAGGAATAGTACTTAAACCGGATTTTCTTTTTAcataagtaccgtgatttcgggtgaaattgatcacttttcgtagtaTTTGGCGAATATTTTTTGTATACTTATCGATATGTATAAAATtattgctttaaaacaagtacgaccatgggttTCATCAGTAACGAGGTTGAagattctactgcaaatcattttattacaaaaaatatcatttgaaatgaaaaaatcaaaaattttaatttcggggtgaaattgatcagtcagtgaaatgtttttgtaagtgctgaaatagttatttaagcaacaagttgcaaaatgatgattttttcagcacgagtcgtacatttatccaacgaggcttgcctcctcctctcctctatcctcttcttggcgtaacgtcctcactgggacaaagcctgcttctcagcttagtgttctatgagcacttccacagttattaactgagagcttcctctgccaatgaccattttgcatgtgtatatcgtgtggccggcacgaagatactctatgcccaaggaagtcaaggaaatttcctttacgaaaagatcctggaccgaccgggaatcgaacccgtcaccctcagcatggtcatgctgaatacccgtgcgtttaccgcctcggctatatgggccctccaggcttgc contains:
- the LOC109422264 gene encoding uncharacterized protein LOC109422264 isoform X4; the protein is MMEKIFAYLTFRERLQVSHTCKLWHELIFCPQFCKRLFLYLRSSKDLEKPYAREMLARCRNIMIMRSIYEDPQLRLLKDYMKGASLKLLKIWASNHTAKRLLETILEVVPELRNLHLVLLGSLDQCTDEIIRITHQKLKRAVLIGHGNYTIECSKLTVLETDQVNEEMFQSLGCLQEQLQVLQLNGHRHSSHRAAYNVLSHYHWDHLRELELDGSTTDDLEESLKQMPCLQKLSLRGSQQIFTGKEVGTRLSELKLSGYCVDTDSFNRFLTRSSLKRISLLECTCCSAEVPLKSDSIRDLILDPMFQKRLPLFLSLEKLYLKGRDDTDFHHTLLQICEYYPKLERLTLYVGPGQIGMMRPTPDSTNVTATNSFSLLNKLDKLKDLHLNRIDLTGIDWTICEGSNVNYIHLKGCSIDGTGAEKIVRTFKHLRTFYFDYCYLRQPRADLFDIDKSSTDGLHWLARYCKISYHDIHIEELLELRIPNILFL
- the LOC109422264 gene encoding uncharacterized protein LOC109422264 isoform X6, whose product is MNISELPPEMMEKIFAYLTFRERLQMRPTPDSTNVTATNSFSLLNKLDKLKDLHLNRIDLTGIDWTICEGSNVNYIHLKGCSIDGTGAEKIVRTFKHLRTFYFDYCYLRQPRADLFDIDKSSTDGLHWLARYCKISYHDIHIEELLELRIPNILFL
- the LOC109422264 gene encoding uncharacterized protein LOC109422264 isoform X2 produces the protein MNISELPPEMMEKIFAYLTFRERLQVSHTCKLWHELIFCPQFCKRLFLYLRSSKDLEKPYAREMLARCRNIMIMRSIYEDPQLRLLKDYMKGASLKLLKIWASNHTAKRLLETILEVVPELRNLHLVLLGSLDQCTDEIIRITHQKLKRAVLIGHGNYTIECSKLTVLETDQVNEEMFQSLGCLQEQLQVLQLNGHRHSSHRAAYNVLSHYHWDHLRELELDGSTTDDLEESLKQMPCLQKLSLRGSQQIFTGKEVGTRLSELKLSGYCVDTDSFNRFLTRSSLKRISLLECTCCSAEVPLKSDSIRDLILDPMFQKRLPLFLSLEKLYLKGRDDTDFHHTLLQICEYYPKLERLTLYVGPGQIGMMRPTPDSTNVTATNSFSLLNKLDKLKDLHLNRIDLTGIDWTICEGSNVNYIHLKGCSIDGTGAEKIVRTFKHLRTFYFDYCYLRQPRADLFDIDKSSTDGLHWLARYCKISYHDIHIEELLELRIPNILFL